The segment AAGAGCGATGGAGTTTCAGGCGTAGCCAGAAATTTCCTTCGCGATACATGCCAAAATAAGGGCCAATATCTATCGATCACTTATGCCACAAGTTTAAAGGAAATTGGGGATGTTACAATGCGCGacaaagttgaagaaattatcaatattgCGCCGGAGGTGACTGTCTGGTGGGCTTTTTATGCCTTGCAAGTGTGTGATGGATCTTTTGATTGTGCTATTGGTTTGTTATTCGAGGGTGTTGTTGATGCTTCTAAGGATCCTGCGACACAGGTAGCTCCTGTATCTACCCAGCATGTCAGTCCAGCAATCAGTCCTATGAACAGACCAGATGAAAGCTCATTTGTCGATTTGTCGTCAGATTCAGAAAGGTCTGTTCCCAGTGACACTAGTGGCAATAAGTCATTCAAACCCAATCTATCCTCGCCTGAGCTGTTGCACCAGACGCCAGGCAACTTATTCATCGACACTAGCGATGATGACAAAGATTTTGATTCGGAAGGAGATGATGTGGCTTTACGTGCCAGCCCTGGCTACAGCAGCCTGCGAACACCATCTAGTGATAAAGGTAAAGGCGTCGATAGATCTGACCCGGAAGATTGTGACTCTGATATTGACTTGTTAAGTCTTCCGCCCTTCGAGGAGATTCCTCAGGCAAGCAGACAAGAGAAACAGAGCCGCAATCGCAGGTTCTGTGGatcgaaacaaaaaaacTGGTTGGCGCAGATTAGTCACGAGAAATCATGTCGCAAGAATACGAAGCAAATATGTGTCAAATGCAAAAGGGAATGCTCGAACTCTAATATCAGGAGGCACGAAGCCAGTTGTGATGGTCGTCAAACCTCAAGACGTGATGGCCCAGAATACGAAGTCCGTAATTTAACAAGAACGTCCGGTTCTCGTGACAGTTCTCCGGATTTCGATTCATCTGACTCTCTTACAGAAGATCAGCTTCAAAAAGTGAAGGAAATGCAAAAGtaccttcctctcctttcgGTTGGTAGATGTACTGAGTCCTTAGGGTTGAGCAATTATGATGTCGATGAGGCTAtaaagttggagatggagactTTAACTTCGGATGACGAAGTTGACCGTCGGAGTTCGTATAGGCGGAAGGATGGTTCTCTAAAGAGAGAATTGGGAAGCACGTCGGTAGGTTGAGCCCAAATGATGATATCAGTGTACAACTCCTGACCATACTTAGGTTGAGCGCGTCACTAAAAAGCCTCGTATCCAGGCCGGTGACGGAAATACGAATTTAGAGCCCGCGAGCCAATGGATTAAGTATGTTCCCACTTCCCATTGTTCGAACATCGAACGGAAATTCTAATTATGCTTTACAGAATCACCTTTTCTGTTCTTTGTCAGCAGAACTCGGCTAACCTTACAATTGTTCATCTCTCTGGCTCAGAAAGTCGTTCAGTTCCGACGCAGCTTATTTGCGACAACTCGACATACTTGAAGAATATGATTGATCTAACAGGAGACGGAGATGTTCCAAAGAAAATAGATCTCTTACATGTCGAACCAGGTCTCTTTGATGCGCTCATACAATATATGGTCTGTCGCGACGTCTCGTTCAATTCTCGACTAAGCCAAACACAAAAGATTACTTCAATCGTGAATTTCATAGTTCTCGCAAAGGAACTCGAAGTTTCTGGACCGGCGACAGCCATGCTTCCAACTCTTGAGAGCATGCTGAAACAAGAACGAAACGGTCCGTCGCCTCTGAATATTCTGAAAGGTGACCATATACAAAAGATCTTTTCCACTCTTGAAGTTGGGCATCCTATTCAAAAACTATTCGTCAGAGCGTCGGTACGGCCATTTCTCGAATACAGAATTGACAACACTTCCATCGAAGAGGACTTTGATAGCGGCTCTGAACTTATGCCAGGCAACATCGAAATCTCTCGCAACAAGCCAGCGCATCTTGCATTCAAGCTGAACAATGACTTTAGATCGGCTCTGCTGTTAAAGGTCTTTGAAACTACGAGCACTAGGGAAAGTCGACAAACATTTACGCGCAGCaaaaatcccaagaattctaCCACTTGGTTCACCGATCCGCTCGATGATAGCCAATTCACTATTTGAGTCGACTGGTCTTTGCCTTAATGAGATCAATTCATATGCTTTACGATTTTCTCATTTCGTCCCATAGCTCAGATGCTCGTGTCAGCTCTGAAATTGTTGCAAGGAGAGCTTGGTACGTGGTGAGGACGGGGCGTAAGGATTGCATACGAAGGTCGGGGCAGAGTCCTCACTGTTTATCCTAGAGGCGATATTATGAGCTTGTTATTGTGCTAGGATGTGTGGActtgttgaattgaatgtgcCTTCAGCTTTCGGGCCTGGGTATGCTCAATCATGATCTAGTCTCGCTCAGCAACATTTTCGTTTTCCAATAGAAACCTCCCTTTATGTTCGCCTGTACTTATTGCTATTCGAAAAGCATTACGGGGAAGACGTAAAACAGGATATGAGATGAAAGTCCCAAGAGTGCTTCACCCAATGGGCTCCTAAAAATGAACGGTGAGTGGATGAGGGgaagttattattatagtgGAAAATTCAAAAGCGAGGCGGAGCGGAAAGATTATAGAATAGCTATAGACGATACTAGGAAATGAGCAAAATGAAGATAACactatttgatatattggcTGTGAAGTAAATAATCCCGTGTACTCATGAGAACATCGATATTCCCTAAAGTGTTGGTAAGAAATATTATCTGATGTAAATAAAAATCACTGCAATTCCTTAATTCAAGTCAACTCGACGTGTTTGAGGTTTGTgatcaaattcaatgatTGATCTAACATCCAGTTCTATTCATAATACAAAGCATTTTGGTATCAATACTGCTCTTCTCCCACTAAAGAAAAGGCTTCCTACATCAACAATCTCCAAGCACCCAAAATCAACGCCGCCGTACCGGTACAAACTCCCATCAACCACTGCAGCGTCTGAAACTTAACACCCTCCAACTTTTCCCTCAACCCAGCTACCTCCTGCTCAATCTTTGTTTCCGTTTCCTTAATTTTAAGATCCTGAACATTGGCCTCCTCTCTTATCCTGCccttttccaaattcaaatctaatCGAACGGAAGCTTGGGTTCGGGAAACCTCGTCGCGCAGACGAGCATTCAGTTTAGCGAGATCATTGGTGAGTCGCTCGTGGGAAGCGCGGGTCGTGGATGATTCGGTGGAATCGGCAGAGAGGAGTTCGCTGCGAAGGGCGGCGAAATCAACTTTTTGAGTGTAGGTTGCGCGAGCGGCATCTTCGCGGAGAACCATTGTGCGGGTTAAGTTTTGGATGCTGGGATGGAGGTTAGTTGTCTATGGCGAGAGCTTGGGGATAGGTGTGTGTAGTAGTATAGATAATTACCTTTCTTCAATGACATCGCTGAGTACTTTCATCATAGCCACAGCTTGGGGCTCTGTGAACCCCTCATCTCGTAACCGTTGAACAAACTTCAGGGTATCGAAATGGTGGTCCCGAGATTGACGAGGGGTTGCGTGGAACGCTCTTCGACATGATGGCTCTTGTAATATGCTAGTTCGAGGTTTGTGGCCATTGTCTATGGATCGTACTCGATTGGATATCTGCTGACCAGAAGCAGGTCTTTGTGAATTTCCATTATTGTTTGCTGCCGCGCTGAATGCTCGAATAGTATGCGGGGGTAATGAGGATCGTGTCTGCCAGCTCAATTTGGGGAGCAAGAACCGCGGTAGTGTTTGTACGGAATTTGCAATTGTCTTTGCCATTGTGTTTTACTTCCCTTTTGGAGCTGAGAAGGTAAAACTAGCTTCGAATTCGAATCTTGTGTAGTTCTTCCAAACTTCCGTTGGAAATGAGTTGTGTTCTCAGAGGTATcgatattaatttattgattgatacatCATCACCGGCAGTATCCGTTAGTCACCGAAATAGCGGAAGTACGGTGACCGAGATTGTTAATTTTCTCGGTTGAGTCACCCACTTCGAAGAATATTATCAAGATTCGAAATCTCGCCCATTCACAGTCAACGAGGAGTACCATCCACGGCATTTGAATCATCTCTCGAATTTAAGATCGTATCTTAGAGAGAATATCGAGTTATCTGAAATTATTTCAGCCACTCCAGATAGCTCCACACAAAGGAATCCCACCCGATTACCCCGCTACGCAAATATTCTAGCAAACAGAACAGCAAAAACCCACCAGAGGACGACCGCCCAACATGGCTTCGAACGGTGATAAGTTTGGAAATGATCTGGAATCCGAATCCGATTCTAATCCAGGATCCCCTAACCTCGATGCGCAAGAGGTTGACGACAATGTAGAGGATATTGACGAGAAGCCCATCAAATCCGCATTAAAGAAATCATCACATAAAGAACCTGCGCCAGCTATTGTTCGACCTACCTTACCACCTCAAACAGAACCAAAAGACTTGGATGTCAAGTCCCTGACACCACTCACCCCAGAGATTATCGCAAGACAAGCAACTATTAACATTGGTACTATTGGACATGTGGCGCACGGAAAGTCAACTGTGGTGAAGGCTATCTCTGGAGTACAAACTGTTCGTTTCAAGAACGAGTTGGAGAGAAACATTACGATCAAGCTTGGTTATGCCAATGCAAAGATCTACCAATGCGATAACAAGGAGTGCCCAAGACCTGGATGCTTTAGAAGTTATAAGAGTGAGAAGGAGGTTGACCCACCCTGTGAAAGAGAGGGATGCAGCGGTACCTATAGACTTTTGAGACACGTATCGTAAGTCATTATTGCTTGCACTTTTACGCGGCAGCAGTAGCTAACATGTAGCAGTTTCGTCGATTGCCCTGGTCACGATATTCTCATGAGTACTATGTTGTCTGGTGCAGCCGTCATGGACGCCGCCCTCTTACTTATTGCTGGTAACGAAACTTGCCCGCAACCACAAACATCCGAACATTTGGCAGCTATCGAAATTATGAAGCTCGACAAAGTCATTATTCTACAGAACAAGGTCGATTTGATGAGAGAAGAAGGCGCAAACCAACATTACCAATCGATATTGAAGTTTATCAGAGGAACTGTTGCAGGTGGAGCACCAATTATTCCTATCTCCGCCCAATTGAAGTTCAACATCGATGCCGTCAACGAAGCTCTTGTTTCCAACATCCCTGTTCCACCAAGAGATTTCACCATGGATCCACAAATGATTGTTATTCGTTCCTTCGATGTTAACAAGCCAGGTGCTGAAATTGACGAATTGAAGGGTGGTGTTGCTGGTGGAAGTATCTTGCACGGTGTCATCAAGTTGGGtgatgaaatcgaaattaGACCCGGTATCGTTTCTCGCGATGAGAAGGGAGGTGTTAAGTGTCAACCAATTTTCAGCAGAATCATTACTCTCAACTCGGAGaacaatgaattgaaatacGCTGTTCCAGGAGGACTTATTGGTGTTGGTACAAGAATTGATCCAACTCTTTGCCGTGCCGATCGTCTCGTTGGTTTCGTTCTCGGTCTTAAGGGCCGCCTTCCTGACATCTACATTGAAATCGAAGTCAACTACTATCTGTTGCGTCGTCTTTTGGGTGTCAAGACTGCTGATGGTAAACAAGCTAAGGTCACCAAGCTCACCAAGAACGAGGTTCTCATGGTCAACATTGGATCTACTGCTACTGGTGCTAAGGTCATGGCTGTTAAGCAAGATGCAGCTAAATTGCTCTTGACCAACCCAGCTTGCACAAACATCGGAGAGAAGGTTGCGCTAAGTCGTCGTATTGAAAAGCATTggagattgattggttggGCCACTATTGCTGCTGGTGTCACTCTTGACCCAAGCACTTCTTAAGCGAGTGGATAAGTAGATGTGTGCAATATTTTCACACTTAAAAAGTAGATATTCAAGAAGGAAGTCAAAAGGAGAAACGCAGCGATGTATTTTGTGACGCAAGTGATGTGGTGATCTGATGATTGGGTGGAAGGGAAAAAGGTCTCGACATCTTTGGACTCTTGGCTTATTCTGGTCTGATCATCGCATGCATACTTAGTACTCGAGGTCATGGGAGGTTGATAGATTGGGCATTCAAAAGTTAGCTCGATAAtgaaaaaatctttttaacAGTGTTTGTGATGGTCTGATGAGTTTGGAGTGGATTGCTTGATTGCTGATTGCTGGATTGCGTGGTTACTTGCTTGCCTATGGATGATAATTTGAGGGGTCTCGTattcgtcttcgtcttcttggGTATCTTCAATTATGGGCGAGGTTATCAAAGATCTCGCGTAGGAgcgatgaatgaaatgagtGCTTGGCGGTGAACAGGTGACGAACGGGTGACGTGAGCTTATGTTTATTTCATTGGGTTGAATGCTGAATGGGGATATACGGATGGGGGTATGGGTATATACggaggagaggatggatggCGACTTTCAAGAGATGGTCGTGATGGGTATCTTGGGaggtgtgtggtgtgtggtgggggtttgtattttgtattttgtaaatTGTTTGTTGTGTATTATGTATGGTTTGTAAAGGGGGTTACTGTGTGTGTATGCGTGGGTGTAATTAGATGGTAGGTGGTATGGGatgattgggatgggataagATAGAACGATGCTATGGATGGGAATTTTGGAGttggatttgtttgattgtaTGGGATAGATAGCATGGATGTTCTAGATTCGAGATTGATGGTTGTGGGATTAcctgagagagagagagagatacaTAAACTAAAAACTCAAACCCTCGATTAGAAGTACTGGTTGATTTCAACGTTATTTGCTGGTGAGATTTAAAGATATAGATTTGGCTCGGGTTAGATGTCGGGTTAGCTAGAAGGGTTTTAATGGATTGATTGGTCTGTCTGTTTATTAGTATAATTGCTATCAGAAGCTCGAATGGCAGTTGGGATTCGTGTGATGGCGTGGCATAGAATAATAACGTGCGATTTGCATGTACCTGTAACAAGGTCGGTTATGAGTTCGATCGTGATAATAAATCGTCAATCGTAAATCGTAACCGAGGTGTATTTCATTTACCTAACATATGTGTCATCAAGATATTAGGGTTCTGCAAGTAGCGGTCTCGAGAGCTACCAGGTATAGGCAACCTTATCTCCCGAGTATTCGTTTCAGCTAGCTCGTGAAACGGGTTCGCTGTTAGTCATGCATGATGCTTCTCATCGTTCTTCAAAACACATCGTAGGTTCGTAGAATATGTAGGAAAGATGCGATGCGAAATTTAGCACTCGTCACCTATGACTGACTGTCTTGTTCTGACGCAAGATCGTCTCAAttccaagaagaaaatcattaaCTCTGCTTACTCGGATTTTTTAAACACCCGACGTTCTACTTCAGTCATTCTTGGTGCGAAAATTCCTCGCTTTGATCTCTTGCGGCCTGACTCATATCTACTCATATCATTCAATGAACATTCGGGTGGAGAATGCAGGATGAACATCGGACAGTTGAATACATCCGTGTCCATGTTTCGCGGCGACTTTTTTAAATCATCGCATCGGATTACATTGGCTGTGATTGGTTGAGATGGATATGTTACTCCCAAAGCGAGCCGATTCGGTTAGGAGTCGAGAAGAATCTAgatggaagaaaatgatagcTAGGATGAAGAGTGGATGAAAATGGGGATTTTGGCGCTCAATCTCACCCttttcctcccttccccttgTGAGTAAGAAATTGACATATCTGATTTTTGCTATTTCGAGTTAATCCAAGTGACAGGAAGAGGACAATGGGGAGGAAAATTTTCGGagactttttcttcttcttgttctaTGACTCTTGTTTCTGTATATcctcgaattcgaattcatcaGTTGATGAAGggttatatatatgtttacatgtatgtatatacacacaATACttattcttcatcttcttttcttctcttacCTTTCACCTAGATCAAGCATTTGCCCAAGAGCCCCCCAAAAATAACCTTAATTGAAAAACCATTTTTACCCCAGGATTCTTTAATCGAACATAATTGGACCCTCAATATCTGCCAAagaattccaatttcttcgGTTGCCCTAGTCTACCGGACATATTTACTTTTTGGATATTTTTACATCAAATCACAAAGGGATTTGCCCTTCTTCAAGCAAGGCTCTCCAATCGGATTTTAAACATCTTCTATATCCGTTCATTTTCGATCCTCCGATCATTTTATTCTTTCCTCCGGTCTAAACACGGACGACGCAATCCCGCCGAATTCGTCCGTTGGCAAGGGTTGAAATACAGCTCTACCCGCAGTACTGTgcattttaatatatatttctgaTAGTAATCATTTAAAGATTACTTCTTCAACTAC is part of the Botrytis cinerea B05.10 chromosome 1, complete sequence genome and harbors:
- the Bcfmp32 gene encoding Bcfmp32, which encodes MAKTIANSVQTLPRFLLPKLSWQTRSSLPPHTIRAFSAAANNNGNSQRPASGQQISNRVRSIDNGHKPRTSILQEPSCRRAFHATPRQSRDHHFDTLKFVQRLRDEGFTEPQAVAMMKVLSDVIEESIQNLTRTMVLREDAARATYTQKVDFAALRSELLSADSTESSTTRASHERLTNDLAKLNARLRDEVSRTQASVRLDLNLEKGRIREEANVQDLKIKETETKIEQEVAGLREKLEGVKFQTLQWLMGVCTGTAALILGAWRLLM
- the Bcgcd11 gene encoding Bcgcd11, with the protein product MASNGDKFGNDLESESDSNPGSPNLDAQEVDDNVEDIDEKPIKSALKKSSHKEPAPAIVRPTLPPQTEPKDLDVKSLTPLTPEIIARQATINIGTIGHVAHGKSTVVKAISGVQTVRFKNELERNITIKLGYANAKIYQCDNKECPRPGCFRSYKSEKEVDPPCEREGCSGTYRLLRHVSFVDCPGHDILMSTMLSGAAVMDAALLLIAGNETCPQPQTSEHLAAIEIMKLDKVIILQNKVDLMREEGANQHYQSILKFIRGTVAGGAPIIPISAQLKFNIDAVNEALVSNIPVPPRDFTMDPQMIVIRSFDVNKPGAEIDELKGGVAGGSILHGVIKLGDEIEIRPGIVSRDEKGGVKCQPIFSRIITLNSENNELKYAVPGGLIGVGTRIDPTLCRADRLVGFVLGLKGRLPDIYIEIEVNYYLLRRLLGVKTADGKQAKVTKLTKNEVLMVNIGSTATGAKVMAVKQDAAKLLLTNPACTNIGEKVALSRRIEKHWRLIGWATIAAGVTLDPSTS